The following proteins come from a genomic window of Deinococcus sp. Leaf326:
- a CDS encoding HPr family phosphocarrier protein, which translates to MIERSFRMTDPQGMHARPASAVVKVAKGFSSDLTLIAEDSVSLKNMMKILSQGIQPGTAFTVQASGEDESAAIQAIADVLKNEGLAEEA; encoded by the coding sequence ATGATCGAACGCAGCTTCCGTATGACCGATCCGCAGGGGATGCACGCCCGCCCGGCCAGCGCCGTGGTCAAGGTCGCCAAGGGGTTTTCCAGCGACCTGACCCTCATCGCCGAGGACTCGGTGAGCCTCAAGAACATGATGAAGATCCTCAGCCAGGGCATCCAGCCCGGCACGGCCTTCACGGTGCAGGCCAGCGGCGAGGACGAGTCGGCGGCCATCCAGGCCATCGCCGACGTCCTGAAAAATGAGGGACTGGCCGAAGAAGCCTGA
- a CDS encoding PTS mannitol transporter subunit IICBA: MTTNPAGTAGPTSGKDRVQKFGRFLSAMVMPNIGAFIAWGLITALFIPTGWLPNEQLGKLVGPMITYLLPLLIAYTGGRIVADHRGGVLGAIAAMGVIVGTDIPMFIGAMIMGPLGGWVIKQFDRNVQHRIAPGFEMLVNNFSAGIIGMLLAILGFFAVGPVVELFSKAVASGVQFLVNVHLLPLVSLLIEPGKILFLNNAINHGILTPLGTAQAQETGKSIYFLLEANPGPGLGLLLAYWVFAKGSIRSSAPGAAIIHFLGGIHEVYFPYVLMRPILLLGVIAGGMSGVATLVALNGGLVSASSPGSIFAILALTPRGGYFANIAAVVVAAAVSFLVSAVFLRGASYTEDDLASAQADSRANKGGPAVGAPALASAGPAIGEGGAVRKVVFACDAGMGSSAMGATGFRKKVQAAGLPIEVTNTAIDAIPADADIVVTQQNLTSRARAKAPQARHVSIDNFIGNPIYDRMVTELQASAQATQVPAPAVSAQTAPVHTAHTLHAAPGVSAATALAGAGTMGTSAAVPQGKGDVLRRENIVLGLGSVARDQAVVRAGEQLVKSGYVSSDYVPAMLEREKVVSTYIGNGIAIPHGVGAAKAAIKTSGIVVNQYPDGVDFDGERAYLVIGIAGAGDEHLQILSRIADALEDEATVMRLARTRDADEIYRTFTS; the protein is encoded by the coding sequence CATCGGTGCGTTCATCGCCTGGGGCCTGATCACGGCCCTCTTCATCCCGACCGGCTGGCTGCCCAATGAGCAGCTCGGCAAGCTCGTCGGCCCGATGATCACGTACCTCCTGCCGCTGCTCATCGCCTACACCGGCGGGCGCATCGTCGCCGACCACCGCGGCGGGGTGCTGGGCGCCATCGCGGCGATGGGCGTCATCGTGGGCACCGACATCCCCATGTTCATCGGCGCCATGATCATGGGCCCGCTGGGCGGCTGGGTCATCAAGCAGTTCGACCGCAACGTGCAGCACCGCATCGCTCCCGGCTTCGAGATGCTGGTCAACAACTTCTCGGCCGGCATCATCGGGATGCTGCTCGCGATCCTGGGGTTCTTTGCGGTCGGGCCGGTCGTCGAACTGTTCAGCAAGGCCGTGGCCTCCGGCGTGCAGTTCCTGGTGAACGTGCACCTGCTGCCGCTCGTGTCGCTGCTCATCGAACCCGGTAAGATCCTCTTTCTCAACAACGCGATCAACCACGGCATCCTCACGCCGCTGGGCACCGCGCAGGCGCAGGAGACCGGCAAGTCCATCTACTTCCTGCTCGAAGCCAACCCCGGCCCCGGCCTGGGGCTGCTGCTGGCCTACTGGGTCTTCGCCAAGGGCAGCATCCGCAGCTCGGCGCCCGGCGCGGCCATCATCCACTTCCTGGGCGGCATCCACGAGGTCTACTTCCCCTACGTCCTCATGCGCCCCATTCTGCTGCTGGGGGTCATCGCGGGCGGCATGTCCGGCGTGGCGACCCTGGTGGCCCTAAACGGCGGTCTGGTCTCGGCCTCCTCGCCCGGCAGCATCTTCGCCATCCTGGCCCTGACCCCGCGTGGTGGCTACTTCGCCAACATCGCGGCCGTGGTGGTGGCCGCCGCCGTGTCCTTCCTGGTTTCGGCGGTGTTCCTGCGCGGCGCGTCCTACACCGAGGACGACCTCGCCAGTGCCCAGGCCGACTCGCGCGCCAACAAGGGCGGACCTGCCGTGGGCGCTCCGGCCCTGGCCTCGGCCGGCCCCGCCATCGGTGAGGGCGGCGCGGTGCGCAAGGTGGTCTTCGCCTGCGACGCCGGCATGGGCTCGAGCGCGATGGGTGCCACGGGCTTCCGCAAGAAGGTGCAGGCTGCCGGCCTGCCCATCGAAGTGACCAACACCGCCATCGACGCGATTCCGGCCGACGCCGACATCGTGGTCACGCAGCAGAACCTGACCTCGCGCGCGCGCGCCAAGGCCCCGCAGGCCCGGCACGTGTCCATCGACAACTTCATCGGCAACCCCATCTACGACCGCATGGTCACCGAGCTTCAGGCAAGCGCCCAGGCGACCCAGGTGCCCGCACCTGCCGTCAGCGCGCAGACCGCGCCGGTCCACACGGCGCACACGCTGCACGCCGCTCCGGGCGTGAGCGCGGCCACCGCCCTCGCGGGCGCGGGTACCATGGGCACCTCTGCGGCGGTCCCCCAGGGCAAGGGCGATGTCCTGCGCCGCGAGAACATCGTGCTGGGGCTGGGCAGCGTGGCCCGCGACCAGGCCGTGGTCCGCGCGGGCGAACAGCTCGTGAAGTCCGGCTACGTGTCGTCCGACTACGTGCCCGCCATGCTGGAGCGCGAGAAGGTCGTCAGCACCTACATCGGCAACGGCATCGCCATCCCGCACGGTGTGGGCGCGGCCAAGGCGGCCATCAAGACGAGCGGCATCGTGGTGAACCAGTACCCCGACGGCGTGGACTTCGACGGTGAGCGCGCCTACCTCGTCATCGGCATCGCTGGGGCGGGCGACGAACACCTCCAGATCCTGTCGCGCATCGCCGACGCGCTTGAGGACGAGGCCACCGTGATGCGTCTGGCACGCACCCGGGACGCCGACGAGATCTACCGCACGTTCACGTCCTGA
- a CDS encoding mannitol-1-phosphate 5-dehydrogenase → MTTTSSTGNQPQSTVSQPTAIQFGAGNIGRGFIGALLAHSGYRVVFADINEAVISALRDQGRYTVQVLDVERRSEEVTGVTGILSNGPEIVPAIAQASLITTAVGPNVLKIIAPTLARGIEERARVGAGDLNIIACENMVGASSFLKEQVESHLSEEGQRYADEHVGFPNSSVDRIVPPFSGENLLDVGVEAFYEWIVERPAFKGPVPDITGMKLTDNLVAYVQRKLFTLNNGHAVAAYLGVRKGLDTIEASMNDPEIAAEVRAAMEQSGAALVRRYGFDPAEHAAYIDKIGARFRNPHIRDEVLRVGREPLRKLGASDRIIGPARMAAEYGLPVDALLRGAAAALRYDNPADPQSVQLQALVKERGLEAAVTEATGLEAGSDLHRGIVEAYRVLEE, encoded by the coding sequence ATGACCACAACTTCGTCCACCGGGAATCAGCCGCAGTCCACCGTCAGCCAGCCCACCGCCATCCAGTTCGGGGCCGGCAACATCGGGCGCGGCTTCATCGGCGCCCTGCTGGCGCACAGCGGGTACCGCGTGGTGTTCGCCGACATCAACGAGGCGGTCATCAGTGCCCTGCGCGACCAGGGGCGCTACACGGTGCAGGTGCTTGATGTCGAGCGCCGCAGCGAGGAGGTGACCGGCGTGACCGGCATCCTCTCGAACGGCCCCGAGATCGTGCCGGCCATCGCGCAGGCGAGCCTCATCACCACGGCGGTCGGTCCCAACGTCCTGAAGATCATCGCGCCCACCCTGGCGCGCGGCATCGAGGAACGGGCGCGGGTGGGCGCGGGCGACCTGAACATCATCGCCTGCGAGAACATGGTGGGGGCCAGCTCCTTCCTCAAGGAGCAGGTCGAATCGCATCTCTCGGAAGAGGGCCAGCGCTACGCGGACGAGCATGTGGGCTTCCCGAACTCCTCGGTGGATCGCATCGTGCCGCCATTCTCCGGTGAGAACCTGCTCGACGTGGGTGTAGAGGCCTTCTACGAGTGGATCGTCGAGCGTCCGGCCTTCAAGGGACCGGTACCCGACATCACGGGCATGAAGCTCACCGACAATCTGGTGGCCTACGTGCAGCGCAAGCTCTTCACCCTGAACAATGGGCACGCCGTCGCCGCGTATCTGGGCGTGCGTAAAGGGCTGGACACCATCGAAGCCAGCATGAACGATCCCGAGATCGCGGCCGAGGTGCGCGCGGCGATGGAGCAGAGCGGTGCGGCCCTGGTGCGGCGCTACGGCTTCGACCCCGCCGAGCACGCGGCGTACATCGACAAGATCGGTGCGCGGTTCCGCAATCCGCACATCCGCGACGAGGTCCTGCGCGTGGGCCGTGAGCCGCTGCGCAAGCTGGGGGCCAGTGACCGCATCATCGGTCCGGCCCGTATGGCCGCCGAGTACGGCCTGCCGGTGGACGCCCTGCTGCGCGGCGCGGCGGCGGCCCTGCGCTACGACAACCCTGCCGATCCGCAGTCGGTCCAGCTTCAGGCCCTCGTCAAGGAACGTGGCCTGGAGGCCGCCGTGACCGAGGCGACCGGCCTGGAGGCTGGGAGCGACCTGCACCGCGGCATCGTCGAGGCGTACCGGGTGCTGGAAGAGTAG